One Thermosphaera aggregans DNA segment encodes these proteins:
- a CDS encoding inositol-3-phosphate synthase, producing the protein MIRVGIIGQGLVATHFAVGLEKLKYNEIPDHGVPLRNWLPYKYTDVEIVASYDVDESKIGRTVFDIALRDYPGNNIPGSLRDIVIRRGIHLNSLKGLPIKARGREEEKDLQQALLELIDEWKSMKIDVFINVMTTEPVEPVGRLGNLEKRVMEEDVTASQAYAYAVGLYCEKVKPAVFVNAIPSPIANDPAFIEFYKQKKGVVFGDDGSTGATPLTADLLEHLYERNRRVLDIAQFNIGGNTDFLALNLPERNIMKKKTKSSIVEDILGYEAPNYIRPTGYLEPLGDKKFVAMIIEYLSFGEFKDELYIVARINDSPALAGLLVDLVRLGKMALDRESYGTVYEVNAFYMKKPGPPGFKAVSKYHAYMKLLEWAGVKDPRF; encoded by the coding sequence ATGATAAGAGTTGGAATAATCGGTCAAGGTCTTGTGGCGACCCATTTTGCGGTTGGATTAGAGAAGCTGAAGTATAATGAAATACCGGATCATGGAGTTCCGCTGAGAAACTGGCTACCATACAAGTACACGGATGTTGAAATAGTCGCGTCCTACGACGTGGACGAATCAAAGATAGGTAGAACAGTATTTGACATAGCCTTAAGAGATTACCCAGGCAACAACATACCCGGCAGTTTAAGAGATATTGTGATTAGGAGAGGAATCCACTTAAACAGCCTGAAAGGCTTGCCCATTAAGGCAAGAGGGAGAGAAGAGGAGAAAGACCTGCAGCAAGCCCTTCTCGAGTTAATAGATGAGTGGAAATCCATGAAAATCGACGTCTTCATCAACGTTATGACCACAGAACCCGTTGAGCCCGTTGGCAGGCTTGGAAACCTTGAGAAAAGAGTTATGGAGGAGGATGTAACCGCCTCGCAAGCATACGCTTACGCTGTTGGACTGTACTGTGAAAAAGTGAAGCCAGCAGTATTTGTCAACGCGATTCCTTCACCCATAGCGAACGATCCCGCTTTCATAGAGTTTTACAAGCAGAAGAAGGGAGTCGTATTCGGCGATGATGGTTCAACAGGGGCCACGCCGTTGACGGCTGACCTGCTGGAACACTTGTATGAGAGGAATAGGAGGGTTCTCGACATCGCCCAGTTCAACATCGGCGGGAATACAGACTTTCTCGCGCTAAACCTTCCCGAGAGGAACATTATGAAGAAGAAGACTAAGAGCAGCATTGTAGAAGACATCCTGGGATATGAGGCGCCCAACTATATCCGTCCCACAGGCTATCTCGAACCGCTTGGCGATAAGAAATTCGTGGCAATGATCATAGAATATCTCAGCTTCGGAGAATTCAAGGATGAACTCTACATTGTTGCAAGGATAAACGATAGCCCTGCTCTCGCGGGACTGCTAGTAGACCTTGTGAGGCTGGGCAAGATGGCTCTGGACAGGGAGAGTTATGGAACAGTTTACGAGGTGAACGCTTTCTACATGAAAAAGCCTGGTCCACCGGGTTTCAAGGCGGTTTCAAAGTATCATGCATACATGAAGCTTCTGGAGTGGGCTGGGGTTAAAGATCCCAGATTTTAA
- a CDS encoding helix-turn-helix transcriptional regulator, with the protein MSDTKALVRLKKKLTLENLWLYIIKIMLDEAKPLKAYDVKVRLRERFSINPPAVTVYTVIYRMNREGLLAKKTVKEEALYEPTSKGVEAFKQGVLFIEETLAKLKI; encoded by the coding sequence TTGTCCGATACCAAAGCATTGGTGAGACTTAAGAAGAAACTAACCCTTGAAAACCTTTGGCTTTACATCATCAAGATCATGCTGGATGAGGCGAAGCCGCTTAAAGCCTACGATGTCAAGGTAAGGCTTAGGGAGAGATTCAGCATCAACCCCCCGGCTGTCACCGTCTACACGGTGATCTATAGGATGAACAGGGAAGGGTTGCTCGCCAAGAAAACTGTGAAGGAAGAAGCCCTCTACGAACCAACCAGCAAGGGGGTAGAGGCCTTCAAACAAGGCGTTCTCTTCATTGAGGAAACGCTTGCGAAGCTCAAAATCTAG
- the aspS gene encoding aspartate--tRNA(Asn) ligase: MVWCMRVCGWVLRKKEIGRVVIVEVVSSRSKPSVLVLKEEREPDLYAVSKTLDVGTALCFEGEIAAEQKSKRGIEYTVSKIEVYSKPVSPLPVEVSGKVPSLLDTRIKYRWLLLRNPVEKAIFNIRESVFHAAREYLRRNGFHEVQTPKIVAAGAEGGATLFKVEYFEYQAYLSQSPQLYKQILMNAYPRVYEITPYFRAEKFNTPRHLNESWGIDVEQGFINGVEDVLETLENLVSYIVNYVVDNNKEDLETLGVNLEKVNPPFKRLRFTEVVDLLKNEGIEVSEKEDLPDHAERKLGEIMKSKGHRLYFITGFPWNATGFYYMREEDGMYTRKFDLDFEGLEIASGGQREHRYDKLVEAIILKGLNPDDFQFYLESFKYGIPPHGGFGLGVERLLMKMLNLENVREAILFVRDRTRLLP, translated from the coding sequence ATGGTGTGGTGCATGCGCGTCTGCGGATGGGTTTTAAGAAAAAAAGAAATAGGTAGGGTGGTAATCGTAGAAGTAGTCAGCTCCCGGTCGAAGCCCAGTGTGCTGGTGTTGAAGGAGGAGCGCGAGCCCGATCTATACGCTGTTTCGAAAACACTCGACGTTGGAACCGCGCTGTGCTTTGAGGGCGAAATAGCTGCTGAGCAGAAGAGTAAGAGAGGCATCGAGTACACAGTGTCGAAAATCGAAGTCTACTCAAAACCTGTGTCACCGTTACCTGTGGAGGTTTCCGGGAAGGTCCCATCACTGCTTGACACGCGCATAAAGTACAGGTGGCTGTTGCTCAGGAATCCTGTTGAGAAAGCCATATTCAACATCAGGGAATCGGTTTTCCATGCTGCCCGAGAGTATCTAAGGAGGAACGGGTTCCACGAGGTTCAAACCCCTAAGATTGTTGCAGCAGGTGCTGAGGGAGGTGCCACTCTTTTCAAAGTAGAATACTTTGAGTACCAGGCTTACCTGAGCCAGAGCCCGCAACTCTATAAGCAGATACTTATGAACGCGTATCCGCGCGTCTACGAGATAACCCCGTACTTCAGAGCCGAGAAGTTTAACACTCCGAGACATTTAAACGAATCGTGGGGGATAGATGTCGAGCAAGGATTCATAAATGGGGTTGAGGATGTTTTAGAAACCCTGGAAAACCTCGTATCATATATCGTGAACTACGTGGTAGACAACAATAAGGAAGATCTTGAGACACTAGGGGTAAACCTTGAGAAGGTTAACCCACCGTTCAAAAGACTTAGATTCACAGAAGTCGTAGACCTGTTGAAAAACGAGGGAATCGAGGTATCAGAGAAAGAGGACCTTCCAGATCACGCCGAGAGGAAACTTGGAGAAATCATGAAAAGCAAGGGACATAGGCTCTACTTCATCACAGGCTTCCCTTGGAACGCCACAGGCTTCTACTATATGAGAGAGGAGGATGGCATGTACACGAGGAAGTTCGACCTGGACTTTGAGGGTCTTGAAATAGCCAGCGGCGGTCAGAGGGAGCACAGGTATGATAAACTCGTTGAGGCGATAATCCTGAAAGGGTTAAACCCGGATGATTTCCAATTCTACCTTGAATCATTCAAGTATGGAATACCCCCGCACGGGGGATTTGGATTAGGTGTTGAGAGATTGCTGATGAAAATGCTGAACCTTGAGAACGTGAGAGAAGCAATCCTCTTCGTGAGAGATAGGACCAGGCTCCTTCCTTAA
- a CDS encoding ABC transporter substrate-binding protein — protein sequence MKKLILALLIPLLVLSIIYVPALAEAQAPVKGPASDKVIMKRVPIEQVPSAIRNQEIDLYMYSLRPAQAEQLKDIEGVVFYQAPAGLIDIIMNPAPVAVEVLNGTYDAIGAAARIEVPKDAVVGLKYNGTHTFVYLGAKPGVGINPFAFREVRFAMNYLIDRDTAAYTILKGYAVPMYTFLSQFDPDYSVIADIIAMNEFRYDPAYADQLITQTLQRIGASKSGGKWFYNGTPISLKFIIRIEDERYDIGNMIATDLDMLGFDVQRIYMRFADAIGVLYGTDPMEFQWHMYTEGWGKSGIDKYDSGTIAQFCAPWVGYMPGWQEPTFWNYEHPEIDEITLKIYQAQYKSKEERDELYRNGTRLCIEESVRAWVVTRLDTWVAWDYVKGLTKDLGAGLRGIWNLREAYVEGRADKTLKVGHLWVWTSTSEWNIWGGFTDVYSVDWERVTYDPSVWNHPFNGLPIPFRSSYVVLTAGPDGNMTVPTTAKIFDAATDTWKNVPENTTAVSKVVFDLSKYIGAKWHNGVEITMADVIGYVAMIYDLVYDDYYKTLESRIVSSTKPWLDTVKGWEFDVQNKRMTVYVDYWHFDENYIASWATVTPINPLEIHIATFELALDRRNETNLVLYRREGYQTFSLVYPNHVTLVKNTLATYSDNSAVLAKANKYANGLLTMTEWNQRIQADLNWINTYNLAWISNGPFMLTKMDTVANEGEMTAFRDPTYPFKPGDWYFGSPTPSAVKSVTIVSDIPNKIVPGREAVVNVEVSGIPPLYLKYMLRDPSDQILVFAEATKLDDFHFKIDMEPELTAGLEYGAKYTLQLIVTSEVVATPEIAKIPVDIATYAEVLNLQQEAFQRAIGELRSAIQTLSNKVDALPKNPATPEDVSALKSTVDSLSTIVYATLGLVVITLIVSVIPLIRKK from the coding sequence ATGAAGAAGTTAATATTAGCCCTACTAATCCCACTATTGGTACTATCAATAATATATGTCCCAGCTCTTGCAGAGGCACAGGCTCCTGTAAAAGGTCCAGCGAGCGATAAAGTAATAATGAAAAGGGTTCCGATCGAACAGGTGCCGTCTGCTATCCGAAACCAGGAGATCGATTTATACATGTACAGTCTGAGGCCTGCCCAGGCCGAGCAGTTGAAGGATATTGAGGGGGTTGTATTCTACCAGGCTCCTGCTGGTTTGATCGACATTATTATGAACCCGGCTCCTGTAGCTGTTGAAGTCTTAAATGGTACGTACGATGCCATTGGCGCGGCTGCAAGAATAGAAGTTCCTAAGGATGCTGTGGTAGGCTTAAAGTACAATGGGACCCACACTTTCGTGTATCTTGGAGCTAAACCAGGTGTAGGGATTAACCCGTTTGCGTTTAGGGAAGTGAGGTTTGCAATGAACTACTTGATCGATAGGGATACAGCTGCTTACACGATATTGAAGGGCTATGCAGTCCCAATGTACACCTTCCTCAGCCAGTTCGACCCCGACTACTCGGTGATCGCTGACATTATCGCCATGAACGAGTTCAGGTACGACCCTGCCTATGCTGATCAACTGATCACGCAGACTTTACAGAGGATCGGTGCATCGAAATCAGGCGGCAAGTGGTTCTACAATGGAACACCCATCTCCTTGAAATTCATCATCCGTATTGAGGATGAAAGATACGATATCGGAAACATGATTGCGACCGACCTAGACATGCTAGGGTTCGATGTTCAGAGAATCTACATGAGGTTTGCAGACGCAATAGGAGTATTATATGGAACAGACCCTATGGAGTTCCAGTGGCACATGTACACTGAGGGTTGGGGTAAGAGCGGTATTGACAAGTATGATAGTGGAACCATAGCCCAGTTCTGTGCTCCCTGGGTCGGCTACATGCCTGGTTGGCAGGAGCCTACATTTTGGAATTACGAGCACCCAGAGATAGACGAGATCACCTTAAAGATTTACCAGGCCCAGTACAAGAGTAAGGAGGAAAGGGATGAGCTCTACAGGAATGGTACCCGGTTATGTATTGAGGAGTCTGTTAGAGCATGGGTTGTAACCAGGCTCGACACCTGGGTGGCTTGGGACTATGTCAAGGGACTTACCAAGGACTTGGGTGCCGGTCTCCGCGGTATATGGAACCTTCGCGAAGCATATGTTGAGGGGAGAGCTGATAAAACGCTGAAGGTTGGACACTTATGGGTTTGGACATCAACTAGTGAGTGGAACATTTGGGGCGGTTTCACAGACGTGTACAGTGTTGACTGGGAGAGGGTTACCTACGACCCCTCTGTTTGGAACCACCCGTTCAACGGTCTTCCAATACCGTTTAGGTCTAGCTATGTTGTCTTGACAGCAGGTCCTGACGGCAACATGACCGTGCCCACGACCGCTAAGATATTCGATGCAGCAACAGACACCTGGAAGAATGTACCGGAGAATACGACAGCGGTTAGTAAAGTAGTATTCGATTTGAGCAAGTATATTGGTGCTAAATGGCACAATGGAGTAGAAATAACGATGGCAGACGTGATCGGCTATGTTGCAATGATATATGACTTAGTCTACGATGATTACTACAAGACCTTAGAGTCCCGTATAGTGTCGAGCACGAAGCCGTGGCTTGACACTGTGAAGGGTTGGGAGTTCGATGTTCAGAACAAGAGGATGACTGTTTACGTTGACTACTGGCACTTCGATGAAAACTACATTGCATCATGGGCGACCGTCACCCCTATTAATCCGTTGGAGATTCACATCGCCACCTTCGAGCTAGCCTTGGACAGGAGGAATGAGACCAACCTGGTGCTCTACAGGAGAGAAGGCTATCAGACATTCAGCCTCGTCTACCCGAATCATGTAACCCTTGTCAAGAACACATTGGCAACGTACTCAGACAACAGCGCGGTGCTTGCGAAAGCGAACAAGTATGCTAACGGATTATTGACGATGACAGAGTGGAACCAGAGAATACAGGCTGATCTAAACTGGATAAACACCTACAACCTGGCTTGGATAAGCAATGGGCCGTTCATGCTGACCAAGATGGATACTGTTGCAAACGAGGGTGAGATGACAGCGTTCAGAGACCCAACCTACCCGTTCAAGCCTGGCGACTGGTACTTTGGCTCCCCCACCCCGTCTGCGGTGAAAAGCGTTACGATAGTTTCAGACATTCCCAACAAGATAGTACCAGGCAGGGAAGCAGTTGTAAACGTTGAAGTCTCCGGTATTCCACCGCTATACCTCAAGTACATGTTAAGAGACCCCTCGGACCAAATACTAGTCTTTGCCGAAGCTACAAAGTTAGATGACTTCCACTTCAAGATTGACATGGAGCCGGAGCTTACCGCAGGATTAGAGTACGGTGCTAAATACACCTTGCAGTTAATAGTAACCTCTGAGGTGGTAGCTACACCTGAGATCGCGAAGATACCCGTTGATATTGCAACCTACGCTGAAGTGTTGAACTTGCAGCAAGAAGCATTCCAGAGGGCCATAGGTGAGTTGAGGAGTGCGATTCAAACATTAAGCAACAAGGTTGATGCGTTACCAAAGAACCCTGCCACCCCAGAAGATGTTTCAGCTTTGAAGAGCACTGTCGACTCACTCAGCACGATAGTGTACGCGACACTAGGATTAGTTGTCATAACTCTGATAGTGTCTGTAATACCCTTAATAAGGAAGAAGTAA
- a CDS encoding ABC transporter permease — protein MPGAGYVIARRGLILLFSYVMIIIIVAVIMEVTGYTQRIYEAIVKESVQAEIQALVRAGRQFSPTELEQLRKDLTIYYSKMYGLIDENGNPIPPYVRMWILVGNALTFNLGKATKESVAQLASKLPPVPVAELIAIVLPRTIIMITVADIIMASIALMLAPRIAYRHGGFLDRAIITYFAVFNAIPLWWLAMIFILVLGYQLKIFPTNLRPVSTYMMNFWNDPLGNFTQIAYYAALPIITIVVAGLGGWLYSVRAMVLRIVREDYVVVAKAKGLPERDIARKYILRVAISPVLTSVILSLAYSLGGFIITESVFDWPGMGSLYYAALTTGDTPTVIGLFVVTVGVYIIARFVLEILYIVLDPRVRAR, from the coding sequence ATGCCTGGCGCAGGCTATGTTATCGCGAGAAGGGGTTTGATCCTCCTGTTTTCATACGTTATGATCATTATCATCGTAGCCGTCATTATGGAGGTTACGGGTTATACTCAAAGAATATATGAAGCAATAGTTAAAGAATCTGTTCAGGCTGAGATACAGGCTTTGGTAAGGGCTGGACGCCAGTTCTCACCAACAGAGCTAGAGCAGCTTAGAAAAGACTTAACGATATACTACAGTAAAATGTATGGACTAATAGATGAAAACGGTAACCCCATACCTCCATACGTGAGAATGTGGATACTGGTCGGGAACGCCTTAACCTTCAACCTTGGGAAAGCAACAAAAGAAAGCGTTGCGCAGCTTGCCAGCAAGCTACCACCCGTGCCTGTTGCAGAGCTTATCGCCATCGTTCTCCCGAGAACAATAATAATGATCACTGTGGCCGACATAATAATGGCGTCGATAGCGCTGATGTTAGCACCCAGGATCGCATACAGGCATGGCGGTTTTCTCGACAGGGCTATAATAACTTACTTCGCGGTCTTCAACGCTATACCGCTATGGTGGCTCGCAATGATTTTCATACTCGTCTTGGGCTATCAATTGAAAATATTTCCGACAAACCTGAGGCCGGTTTCAACATACATGATGAACTTCTGGAACGACCCTCTAGGTAATTTCACACAGATCGCATACTACGCCGCTCTGCCTATCATAACCATAGTGGTGGCAGGACTTGGCGGATGGCTTTACAGTGTGCGAGCAATGGTGTTGAGAATAGTTAGGGAGGATTACGTTGTCGTAGCCAAGGCTAAAGGGCTTCCTGAACGCGACATCGCTAGGAAGTACATTCTACGAGTAGCGATATCCCCAGTGCTCACCTCGGTCATTCTCTCACTGGCTTACTCCCTCGGCGGATTCATAATCACGGAGTCAGTGTTTGACTGGCCCGGGATGGGCTCGCTGTACTACGCTGCTTTAACAACCGGTGATACTCCGACCGTTATCGGATTATTCGTGGTTACGGTAGGTGTCTACATTATTGCGAGGTTCGTACTCGAGATATTGTACATTGTTTTAGATCCACGTGTTAGGGCTAGGTAG
- a CDS encoding ABC transporter permease, producing MAGKKELTLADKLTLKVIRPLKNVFRDLLRYWAGRVGIAIIIFLIATSIYAALTLPAGFIARWENAAYWDENPQWAPPTWVSMFGSPVAESLVISKTRPDEPLVLDSGRFVIKYIGTYRLEQPAFPQDLVLKLFRLKVVNVSGTIYVPHIVMVVTRPDGCVIQMFESDIALGGNETVEFIATRDLKPDIFDLWRISNFLATYYNFTVPLEIVGSNVTLQRIGESIIVSKLRDEVRLKRSSFLFGLPVLEVGKKDQTPQLNSITSSLNFLIERINVTNEQVADIKQRLVDVRDLIDSLRSENKTLTDFLRTLEKAQANLTLTWKIAFVNLLLPGEQLDMLNSIIKDVSKYIEQLYTTDAFYNIKITTTPLTGKYEFILTISYTARDELRDIVSSPADEVRIIVKGNAYGFSGTDDLGRDLLQVLLYGTPIALAIGLTTAIITTFIGVFAGIASGYYGGIIDEVIQRIADIIGNIPTLPILIILAQIAQTEYAQYGTEVKALMTILTIIGVLIIFGWGGLAITVRAMTLSIKEEPYIDAARALGASNSRIIFKHIFPQVAMYASASLVASVPGAILSEAGLSVLGIRHGWPTWGAILSRARDTGRYDIWWWIVPPGVMLSITSLAFILLGLAIEKIVEPRLRTL from the coding sequence ATGGCTGGGAAGAAAGAGCTAACTCTGGCAGACAAGTTAACTCTTAAGGTAATCAGGCCGTTGAAGAATGTATTCAGAGACCTTTTAAGGTATTGGGCAGGTAGGGTTGGCATAGCTATAATCATATTCCTGATCGCTACGTCAATATACGCAGCCCTAACATTGCCTGCAGGATTTATTGCGAGATGGGAGAACGCAGCGTACTGGGATGAAAACCCGCAGTGGGCTCCTCCCACATGGGTTTCGATGTTCGGTTCTCCGGTGGCTGAGTCGTTGGTGATCTCTAAGACAAGGCCTGACGAGCCCTTGGTTCTCGACAGCGGAAGGTTCGTGATTAAGTATATAGGAACATACAGGCTTGAACAGCCGGCTTTCCCGCAGGACTTAGTGTTAAAGCTCTTCCGGCTGAAAGTAGTGAACGTGTCAGGAACAATATATGTACCCCATATTGTAATGGTTGTGACAAGACCGGATGGATGCGTTATCCAAATGTTTGAGTCAGACATCGCGTTAGGAGGAAACGAAACAGTCGAGTTCATTGCTACAAGAGACTTGAAACCAGATATTTTCGACTTGTGGAGAATATCGAACTTCCTGGCAACATACTATAACTTCACCGTACCCTTGGAGATAGTGGGCAGCAATGTAACGCTACAGAGAATAGGAGAGTCGATAATTGTTAGTAAGCTCAGGGATGAGGTTAGGCTGAAAAGGTCATCCTTCCTGTTCGGACTACCAGTATTGGAAGTTGGAAAGAAGGATCAAACCCCCCAGTTGAACTCGATCACGAGTTCGCTAAACTTCCTGATTGAGAGGATAAATGTTACTAACGAGCAGGTCGCGGATATCAAGCAGAGATTAGTAGACGTGAGGGACCTCATAGACTCGCTACGTAGTGAAAACAAAACCCTAACGGACTTCCTCAGAACCCTGGAGAAGGCTCAGGCAAACTTGACGCTTACGTGGAAGATAGCCTTCGTCAATCTCTTACTACCTGGAGAACAGTTGGACATGCTCAACAGTATTATAAAAGATGTGTCAAAGTATATTGAGCAACTGTACACCACGGACGCCTTCTACAATATAAAGATCACCACCACTCCTTTAACAGGGAAGTATGAGTTTATCTTGACGATTTCATATACTGCTAGGGATGAGTTAAGGGATATAGTGAGCTCTCCAGCTGACGAAGTTAGGATAATCGTAAAGGGGAACGCGTATGGGTTTTCAGGAACCGATGACCTAGGTAGAGACTTGCTACAGGTGCTTCTATATGGAACCCCGATCGCTCTCGCGATCGGTTTAACCACGGCGATAATAACAACTTTCATAGGAGTATTCGCTGGAATAGCTAGCGGTTATTATGGAGGTATCATAGATGAGGTCATCCAGAGAATAGCAGATATTATTGGCAACATACCCACACTGCCTATATTGATTATTCTAGCGCAGATAGCTCAGACAGAATACGCACAGTACGGTACAGAAGTAAAGGCTTTAATGACTATATTGACCATAATCGGAGTACTGATCATCTTTGGATGGGGAGGCTTAGCCATCACTGTGAGAGCGATGACTTTATCGATTAAGGAGGAGCCGTACATCGACGCAGCCAGGGCTTTAGGAGCCAGCAATTCAAGAATCATCTTCAAACATATATTCCCGCAGGTAGCAATGTACGCTAGTGCATCACTCGTAGCCAGCGTTCCCGGCGCAATCCTGAGTGAGGCTGGTTTGAGCGTTCTAGGTATAAGGCACGGATGGCCTACATGGGGCGCCATCCTCTCCAGAGCCAGAGACACTGGGAGATATGATATCTGGTGGTGGATTGTGCCGCCTGGAGTAATGCTGTCAATAACATCGCTCGCCTTCATACTGCTGGGCTTAGCGATCGAGAAGATAGTTGAGCCAAGGCTGAGAACACTCTAA
- a CDS encoding radical SAM protein, translating into MNTGMDKPLLIGRFAEKPLYYLPRSMPGLGFIAAGVIDRGTNVVQVRPTTLCPMNCAFCSVDAGPLSSRRHAEYFMDLEALLEAFNQVASVKTAMVEALIDTVGEGLTYPYIYSLIKSLKKHPRVKSVALETHGAPLSKQVINKLWEAGLDRVNLSLDTFNREKAKMLYGLESYDPARVAELAEYMVKETSIDLHVTPLWLPGLNDQDIEDVLNWALKIGAGKKWPPTTVQKFNVHRHGRNRLGVKQVSWSEFYKWLEKLERKIGARLRWDMNEWGMTYDRRIPILYRRGELVGAMIVAEGWLKGEFLGVTLHGEPRLITLIREKSVAAIGRKYIAKIVENKDGIYVGKIVGEA; encoded by the coding sequence ATGAATACCGGAATGGATAAGCCTTTGTTGATAGGAAGGTTTGCCGAGAAGCCTCTTTACTACTTGCCCAGGAGCATGCCGGGTCTCGGTTTCATAGCTGCAGGCGTGATCGACAGAGGGACGAACGTAGTTCAGGTTCGCCCAACAACCCTTTGCCCAATGAACTGCGCATTCTGCAGCGTCGACGCAGGACCCCTATCAAGTAGGAGACATGCAGAGTACTTTATGGATCTGGAGGCGTTGCTGGAAGCGTTCAACCAGGTTGCTTCAGTTAAAACCGCCATGGTTGAGGCTCTTATCGACACAGTTGGAGAAGGATTAACATATCCATACATCTATTCCTTGATAAAATCCTTGAAAAAACATCCAAGAGTTAAAAGCGTAGCACTGGAAACCCATGGCGCACCGCTCTCCAAGCAAGTTATCAACAAGCTCTGGGAAGCAGGGCTTGACAGAGTTAATCTAAGCCTCGACACTTTCAACAGAGAGAAGGCAAAGATGCTCTACGGTCTGGAATCATATGATCCGGCGAGAGTTGCTGAGCTGGCTGAGTACATGGTTAAGGAGACAAGCATTGACCTCCACGTTACCCCGTTATGGCTTCCAGGATTAAACGATCAAGACATCGAGGATGTTTTAAACTGGGCGTTGAAGATTGGGGCAGGCAAGAAGTGGCCCCCCACTACTGTTCAAAAATTCAACGTGCACAGACACGGGCGAAACCGTCTCGGGGTCAAGCAAGTATCATGGAGCGAGTTTTACAAGTGGCTTGAAAAACTTGAGAGAAAAATAGGTGCTAGACTGCGATGGGATATGAACGAGTGGGGTATGACTTACGATAGGCGAATTCCAATCCTTTACCGTAGAGGAGAATTAGTTGGAGCCATGATCGTTGCAGAGGGCTGGCTCAAGGGCGAGTTCCTGGGTGTTACCCTTCATGGTGAACCCCGCTTGATAACTCTGATCCGAGAGAAAAGTGTAGCCGCGATTGGTCGAAAGTATATTGCAAAAATTGTTGAAAACAAGGATGGAATTTATGTTGGAAAAATAGTGGGAGAAGCTTAG